One stretch of Mycobacteriales bacterium DNA includes these proteins:
- a CDS encoding sulfurtransferase: protein MPLTSANDLAAALARTRVLDVRWRLNGPPAREAYDAGHVPGAVFVDLDRDLAAPPGAGGRHPLPDAAAFEAAMRRLGVRDGMPVVVYDDADATSAARAWWLLRYFGHGDVRVLDGGFRAWVAAGLPVSAEPVVPEPGDFTARPGGLPVVDADGAAAIARDGVLLDARAAERYRGEVEPIDPVAGHVPGAVSAPASGNAGPDGRLLPAAALRERFAALGADGSRPVAAYCGSGVTAAQEVLALEVAGVPAALYAGSWSEWVARGDRPVATGP from the coding sequence ATGCCGTTGACGAGTGCGAACGACCTGGCCGCCGCGCTGGCGCGCACCCGCGTGCTGGACGTGCGGTGGCGGCTGAACGGGCCGCCGGCGCGGGAGGCGTACGACGCGGGGCACGTGCCGGGGGCGGTGTTCGTGGACCTGGACCGCGACCTGGCCGCGCCGCCGGGCGCGGGCGGGCGGCACCCGCTGCCGGACGCGGCGGCGTTCGAGGCGGCGATGCGCCGGCTCGGCGTGCGCGACGGCATGCCGGTGGTCGTCTACGACGACGCGGACGCGACGAGCGCGGCGCGGGCGTGGTGGCTGCTGCGGTACTTCGGGCACGGCGACGTGCGCGTGCTCGACGGCGGCTTCCGCGCCTGGGTCGCGGCGGGGCTGCCGGTGTCGGCCGAGCCGGTGGTGCCGGAGCCGGGGGACTTCACGGCGCGGCCGGGCGGGCTGCCGGTGGTCGACGCGGACGGCGCGGCGGCGATCGCGCGGGACGGCGTGCTGCTCGACGCGCGGGCGGCGGAACGCTACCGGGGCGAGGTGGAGCCGATCGACCCGGTGGCGGGCCACGTGCCCGGCGCGGTCAGCGCGCCGGCGTCCGGCAACGCCGGCCCGGACGGCCGGCTGCTGCCGGCGGCGGCGCTGCGCGAACGGTTCGCCGCGCTGGGCGCGGACGGGTCGCGGCCGGTGGCGGCGTACTGCGGCTCCGGGGTGACGGCGGCGCAGGAGGTGCTGGCGCTGGAGGTGGCGGGCGTGCCGGCGGCGCTGTACGCG